From a region of the Thalassospira sp. TSL5-1 genome:
- a CDS encoding LysR family transcriptional regulator: MAEFNYHHLRYFHVVAHEGHLTRAAEKLHVSQSALSSQIKQLEERLGQNLFERRGRSLVLTEAGRIALDHADAIFATGRELVNTLKQAGVARRPLRIGAIATLSRNFQLSFLRPVMGNPDIELILRSGSSAELLSALKALQLDVVLTNQPPDADALSGFVVKTVDTQPVGLIGVPELCAEGDDLQQLLQAAPLILPSFSSGMRMGFDALCDRLGVIPQIAAEVDDMAMMRLLAREGAGIAVIPPIVVKDEIETGDLVEAQVLPEIVETFYAVTMRRRFPNPVMSQLFASGF, from the coding sequence ATGGCCGAGTTCAATTACCATCATTTGCGTTATTTCCATGTGGTGGCCCATGAAGGGCATTTAACGCGCGCCGCTGAAAAGCTGCATGTGTCGCAATCGGCGTTATCAAGCCAGATCAAACAATTGGAAGAACGCCTGGGGCAAAACCTGTTCGAGCGCCGGGGCCGGTCCCTTGTTTTGACCGAGGCAGGCCGGATCGCGCTGGATCATGCGGACGCGATTTTTGCCACCGGGCGGGAACTGGTCAACACGCTAAAACAGGCTGGTGTGGCGCGTCGTCCCCTGCGAATTGGGGCCATTGCAACATTATCACGCAACTTTCAGCTGTCATTCTTGCGGCCCGTGATGGGCAACCCGGATATTGAATTAATTTTGCGTTCGGGAAGCTCGGCTGAATTGCTCAGTGCCTTAAAGGCGTTACAGCTTGACGTGGTTTTAACCAATCAGCCCCCCGATGCCGATGCCCTGTCTGGCTTTGTGGTGAAAACCGTGGATACACAGCCTGTCGGGTTGATCGGGGTGCCCGAACTGTGTGCAGAGGGGGATGACCTTCAGCAATTGTTGCAAGCTGCCCCGTTGATTTTGCCGTCCTTTTCCAGCGGAATGCGCATGGGGTTCGACGCGCTGTGTGACCGTCTGGGGGTGATTCCGCAAATTGCCGCAGAGGTCGATGATATGGCGATGATGCGCCTTTTGGCGCGTGAAGGGGCGGGTATCGCCGTTATTCCCCCCATTGTTGTGAAAGACGAAATTGAAACGGGCGACCTGGTTGAAGCCCAGGTCCTGCCCGAAATTGTCGAAACATTTTACGCCGTCACAATGCGCCGCCGCTTCCCCAACCCGGTGATGTCGCAGTTGTTTGCATCGGGTTTTTGA
- a CDS encoding GntR family transcriptional regulator: protein MTNNMTMTKPDQPDPHSSTPQNLTERIRADILIGAYRPGEWLRQMDLQETYQATRFQIRRALDDLVLMGLAEHVPNRGIRLVSPSTEERHQMTEVRVILEREAALSLVENVRDADITLISNAAEAFDRAIEGGSYATLRQLNHHFHRAMNRPLPNTIMANLLNDLRERDLPGSWTGWAGASGLKASSQQHLDMVDALRARDGERLSNIITLHINRWKTQP, encoded by the coding sequence ATGACCAACAACATGACCATGACAAAACCGGATCAGCCCGATCCACATAGCAGTACGCCACAAAACCTGACCGAACGCATCCGCGCCGACATTCTGATCGGCGCCTATCGACCGGGGGAATGGCTGCGGCAAATGGACCTTCAGGAAACCTATCAGGCAACACGGTTTCAAATTCGGCGTGCGCTGGATGACCTTGTGCTGATGGGACTGGCTGAACATGTTCCCAATCGCGGTATCCGGCTTGTGTCCCCCAGCACCGAAGAACGTCATCAAATGACGGAAGTCAGGGTCATTCTTGAACGTGAAGCCGCCCTAAGCCTGGTTGAAAACGTCAGGGATGCCGATATCACCCTGATTTCTAATGCCGCCGAGGCATTTGATCGTGCCATCGAGGGGGGCTCATATGCCACGTTGCGCCAGCTCAACCATCATTTTCACCGCGCCATGAACAGGCCGCTGCCCAATACCATTATGGCAAATCTGCTCAATGACCTGCGTGAACGTGATCTGCCTGGTAGCTGGACCGGCTGGGCCGGTGCCAGCGGGCTTAAGGCCTCGTCGCAACAGCATCTTGACATGGTTGACGCCTTGCGCGCCCGCGACGGCGAGCGTCTGAGCAACATCATCACCCTCCATATCAATCGCTGGAAAACACAACCCTAA
- a CDS encoding ABC transporter ATP-binding protein has product MTDLVLTDVTRRYGEFNAIDHINLTVAAGEFLTLLGPSGCGKSTTLATIAGLDQPTEGSIRFGDKQLFDKTSGVYLSPEQRGFGVVFQSYALWPHMTVERNVALSLTLRKVEKTERKRRVAEALDLVGLTAYAKRYPGELSGGQQQRVALARAIVFRPPLLLLDEPLSNLDAQLRQEARVWLKEIQRELGLTAIYVTHDQEEALAMSDRIVVMRGGHVIQMGTPEDIYERPVHPFAASFIGSANLLAGATLSGGTTDRPVVTTANGDTITGVAPRPLPAGSDILLAIRPQNLHLDEQPGACRLSIRFGAASYLGDRYEQEAFIGHERLRIQAPKKAEAGPGALWIAPEDVLVFAEDIHAGAKT; this is encoded by the coding sequence ATGACTGATCTTGTTCTGACCGACGTCACCCGCCGCTATGGCGAGTTCAATGCCATCGACCACATTAACCTAACGGTTGCCGCCGGAGAATTCCTGACCCTGCTGGGCCCGTCAGGCTGTGGTAAATCAACCACTCTTGCCACAATCGCCGGGCTGGATCAGCCGACCGAAGGCAGCATTCGCTTTGGCGACAAACAGCTTTTTGACAAAACATCAGGCGTTTATCTTTCGCCAGAGCAACGCGGCTTTGGCGTTGTGTTTCAGTCATATGCCCTTTGGCCGCATATGACGGTGGAACGCAATGTGGCCCTGTCGCTGACATTGCGCAAAGTTGAAAAAACCGAACGCAAACGCCGGGTGGCAGAGGCCCTGGATCTTGTCGGCCTGACCGCTTATGCAAAACGCTATCCTGGCGAATTATCCGGTGGACAGCAGCAGCGTGTGGCACTGGCCCGTGCCATCGTCTTTCGCCCGCCGCTTTTATTGCTTGATGAACCGCTGTCCAACCTGGATGCCCAATTGCGCCAGGAAGCCCGTGTCTGGCTAAAGGAAATCCAGCGTGAACTGGGCCTTACCGCCATTTACGTCACCCACGACCAGGAAGAAGCCCTGGCAATGAGCGACCGTATCGTGGTCATGCGCGGCGGACATGTCATTCAAATGGGCACACCGGAAGACATATATGAACGACCGGTACACCCCTTTGCCGCCAGCTTCATTGGCAGCGCCAACCTACTTGCCGGTGCGACACTTTCTGGTGGGACAACCGACAGGCCCGTCGTCACCACCGCCAATGGCGATACAATAACAGGTGTGGCCCCGCGCCCATTACCGGCAGGCAGTGACATTTTGCTGGCCATTCGTCCGCAAAATCTGCATCTCGATGAACAGCCCGGTGCGTGCCGCCTGTCAATCCGTTTTGGTGCGGCCAGTTATCTTGGCGACCGTTACGAACAAGAAGCCTTTATCGGCCATGAAAGATTGCGCATTCAGGCCCCGAAAAAGGCTGAAGCAGGCCCCGGAGCGCTCTGGATTGCCCCTGAAGATGTGCTTGTCTTTGCAGAAGATATCCATGCAGGGGCCAAAACGTAA
- a CDS encoding iron ABC transporter permease — translation MNNSQTLQASPPESTAISKDHSRLIQYLIFTMTAVLMLAPTLPIALQVFVDRPLYADGWHLTLANLAKLFGAAETYSVLKTTAIFALLTVLIAQIGGIAAALLIGRTDLPGRQAIGGVLMWPLYLSHLIFAMGFVIIYGPSGFFTQWVTQQFGGMPWNLYSVLGMSIVAGISQIPLAYLYCLYGAVRSVDPALENAARTVGAKPISVLLRITLPLMIPSIIASTALNLVIAVETLSIPLFLGGPSRIETLSTYLYHQGIAASSPDHGLIAASSLLLVVLVGSTLMIQRLLLKQGHRYETVKGKGARTSQLRLGALRWPLSILIGLALFFLIVVPILGVVLRAFTTFLSPLVAPWKMLTLKNFMSLFSSDVYVRAIENTFVISFFSATIGTILAALVALTIQRSNFRFAKTLEVFAYLPRVIPGMITGLGIFYAAIVFPPMALLRGNIWIIVVAYVMATLPLALGAIQPAVVQISADLDKAARTVGANWFTSMRIIVLPLLRSSMIGAFTLLFIFHLKSYIIAIFLIAPGLEVMGVSMLGLWTNGDVGMTAAFATLQMVLIALFLIATRLFFRVKLYD, via the coding sequence ATGAACAACAGCCAGACACTTCAGGCCTCACCGCCAGAGAGCACGGCCATTTCCAAAGACCATTCGCGTCTTATTCAATATCTGATTTTTACCATGACGGCGGTGCTGATGCTGGCACCCACTCTGCCGATCGCCTTGCAGGTTTTTGTTGATCGTCCGCTCTATGCCGACGGCTGGCATTTAACCCTGGCGAACCTTGCCAAACTGTTTGGCGCAGCCGAAACCTATTCAGTGCTTAAAACCACCGCCATTTTCGCCCTCCTAACCGTCCTCATTGCCCAGATCGGCGGGATTGCGGCGGCTTTGCTGATTGGGCGGACAGACCTTCCGGGACGCCAGGCCATTGGCGGGGTTTTGATGTGGCCGCTTTATCTGTCGCATTTAATCTTCGCGATGGGCTTTGTCATCATTTATGGCCCATCGGGTTTCTTTACCCAATGGGTGACCCAACAGTTTGGTGGTATGCCCTGGAACCTTTATTCCGTTCTTGGCATGAGCATCGTTGCCGGCATCTCGCAAATTCCGCTGGCCTATTTATATTGCCTGTATGGTGCCGTTCGCTCGGTTGACCCGGCCCTTGAAAATGCCGCGCGCACCGTGGGGGCAAAACCGATCAGCGTGCTTTTGCGCATCACCCTGCCCCTGATGATCCCGTCTATTATTGCCTCAACTGCACTTAACCTTGTGATCGCGGTTGAAACGCTGTCCATTCCGCTTTTCCTGGGTGGACCTTCGCGGATCGAAACATTATCGACCTATCTTTATCACCAGGGTATTGCCGCCAGCAGCCCTGACCACGGGCTGATTGCAGCATCATCATTGTTGCTCGTCGTCCTGGTTGGCTCAACGCTGATGATCCAGCGCCTGCTGTTAAAACAGGGTCATCGCTATGAAACAGTTAAGGGCAAAGGCGCGCGCACATCACAATTGCGTCTTGGCGCACTACGCTGGCCCCTGAGCATCCTTATCGGTCTGGCCCTGTTTTTTCTGATCGTGGTGCCGATTCTTGGTGTTGTCTTGCGGGCTTTTACAACTTTCCTCTCACCGCTTGTCGCCCCCTGGAAGATGCTGACCCTCAAGAACTTCATGTCCCTGTTTTCGTCAGACGTTTACGTGCGCGCGATTGAAAACACCTTTGTCATTTCGTTCTTTTCGGCCACCATCGGCACCATTCTTGCTGCCTTGGTCGCGCTTACAATCCAGCGGTCCAATTTCCGGTTTGCCAAAACACTGGAAGTCTTTGCCTATCTGCCGCGCGTTATACCCGGCATGATCACGGGCCTTGGCATTTTTTATGCCGCGATTGTCTTTCCGCCGATGGCATTATTACGCGGCAATATCTGGATCATTGTTGTGGCCTATGTCATGGCGACACTTCCGCTGGCCCTTGGGGCCATTCAGCCCGCCGTTGTGCAAATCAGCGCCGACCTGGACAAGGCTGCCCGCACCGTCGGGGCGAACTGGTTTACCTCAATGCGGATCATTGTCCTGCCCTTGCTGCGCTCGTCAATGATCGGGGCCTTCACGCTGTTATTCATCTTCCATCTGAAATCCTACATCATTGCCATTTTTCTGATTGCGCCGGGGCTGGAGGTGATGGGCGTTTCCATGCTGGGCCTGTGGACCAATGGCGATGTCGGAATGACAGCCGCCTTCGCGACCCTCCAGATGGTTCTCATCGCGCTTTTCCTTATCGCCACACGGCTGTTTTTTCGGGTAAAACTCTATGACTGA
- a CDS encoding ABC transporter substrate-binding protein gives MKFQTLLTVGLIISAGAASAQDLPAGYPADYSSLIDKANAEGSLLIYTNLSEDNIRPVVKAFNETYPDIKVESLEMGPSEAFTRYRAEEGTNVSSADILIANTIVDWTSALKQGLVMDYQSPEKANLPDWSHPFPGLYTFSTDPMVTIYNKMTVPEDLRADTMEGLLTNITTHADVFAGKVGTYDGRYAFGGALNYAFIQKHGDQAWKWFDAAGPSIKPGGGAGAMIERTLSGELSASYFVSAPVVWSKMGDGLDAIIDWNFPKDGTVVFPRGIGITGKANHPAAAKVFLDFILSQKGQEAVGEGNLTPYRPGLEVKRELSYSLDEVAKAVGGEENLIIINYDHKMIDDNAAFTARWSKAFNM, from the coding sequence ATGAAATTTCAAACTCTTCTGACTGTCGGCCTGATCATCTCGGCAGGTGCGGCAAGCGCGCAGGACCTGCCCGCAGGCTACCCCGCTGACTATTCATCCCTGATTGACAAGGCAAATGCCGAAGGCAGCCTGCTGATTTACACCAATCTCAGCGAAGACAACATTCGTCCGGTGGTAAAGGCTTTCAACGAAACCTACCCCGATATCAAGGTTGAAAGCCTTGAAATGGGCCCGTCCGAAGCCTTCACCCGATATCGCGCCGAAGAAGGCACCAATGTTTCGTCTGCCGATATTCTGATTGCCAACACGATTGTTGACTGGACAAGCGCGCTCAAGCAGGGACTGGTCATGGATTATCAGTCGCCGGAAAAAGCAAATTTGCCTGATTGGAGCCATCCCTTCCCCGGTCTGTACACATTTTCAACCGACCCGATGGTCACAATTTATAACAAAATGACCGTTCCAGAAGACCTGCGGGCCGACACAATGGAAGGCCTGTTAACCAACATCACCACACACGCCGATGTTTTTGCCGGAAAAGTTGGCACCTATGACGGGCGCTATGCCTTTGGCGGTGCACTGAACTATGCCTTTATTCAAAAACACGGCGACCAGGCGTGGAAATGGTTTGACGCGGCAGGCCCGTCGATCAAACCGGGCGGCGGTGCTGGTGCCATGATCGAACGCACACTCAGCGGTGAACTTTCCGCCTCCTACTTTGTTTCGGCCCCTGTCGTCTGGAGCAAAATGGGCGATGGCCTTGATGCGATCATTGACTGGAACTTCCCCAAAGACGGCACTGTTGTTTTCCCGCGTGGCATCGGCATCACGGGCAAGGCCAACCACCCGGCAGCAGCCAAAGTGTTTCTTGATTTTATCCTGTCGCAAAAAGGACAGGAAGCCGTTGGTGAAGGCAACCTGACGCCCTATCGTCCGGGTCTCGAAGTCAAACGCGAGCTTTCCTATTCCCTTGACGAAGTTGCCAAGGCCGTGGGCGGTGAAGAAAACCTGATCATCATCAATTACGACCACAAAATGATTGATGACAACGCCGCCTTCACCGCGCGCTGGAGCAAAGCCTTCAACATGTAA
- a CDS encoding RraA family protein gives MTQSLYDIHPPRPQLAPALIDMMSKTETATIGHILHDGFCDPAIAPVVPGCHIAGTAFTIRIPGADSATLHYALGMVRPGDILVIDRAGDDSHACWGGVVTVAAKLAGVRGAIIDGRATDFAEIRKHEMPVWCRGTSSKTTKFVGLGGAINVPVSIGGVAVHPGDGIIADENGVVVLKPDIIDPLCQQAISMQENEASVLARLRAGEQLADISGARAMVEGR, from the coding sequence ATGACCCAATCGCTTTACGATATTCATCCGCCGCGCCCGCAACTGGCACCCGCCTTAATCGACATGATGAGCAAAACGGAAACCGCCACCATTGGTCATATCCTGCATGACGGATTTTGTGATCCGGCCATTGCCCCGGTTGTGCCGGGCTGCCACATTGCCGGCACGGCCTTTACCATCCGTATCCCTGGGGCGGATTCCGCCACCCTTCACTATGCACTTGGCATGGTGCGGCCCGGTGATATTTTGGTGATTGATCGCGCCGGCGATGACAGCCACGCCTGCTGGGGTGGGGTGGTCACCGTTGCGGCAAAACTGGCGGGTGTCCGTGGTGCCATTATAGACGGTCGTGCCACCGATTTTGCCGAAATTCGCAAACACGAAATGCCGGTCTGGTGCCGGGGAACATCATCAAAAACAACAAAATTTGTGGGTCTGGGCGGCGCCATTAACGTGCCAGTCAGCATCGGCGGCGTTGCGGTTCATCCCGGCGACGGCATCATTGCCGATGAAAACGGGGTTGTCGTTCTTAAACCCGATATCATTGACCCCCTGTGCCAACAGGCCATCTCCATGCAGGAAAACGAAGCCTCCGTTCTCGCACGGCTTCGGGCAGGTGAACAATTGGCCGATATTTCAGGTGCCCGTGCAATGGTCGAGGGGCGGTAA
- a CDS encoding carbon-nitrogen hydrolase family protein yields MTTTRFAAIQLCSTASVADNNAQIEDLVRQAADQGASVISLPEAANILLRDNMQYPATCVPEARDTTLALCQKLARERGIWLHDGSLLVLCDDGKRVWNRTHLISPLGEVVARYDKLHTFDVKLGGAGDFQESLAVRPGETGPVVAQLGENGLNLGFSICYDLRFAYLFRALAQANANVLMIPASFSPVTGPLHWETLLKARAIETGSYVVAAAQCGTRDGVKTFGHTMIVSPFGEVITALGDEPGFVLADIDPAVVETTRGRLPCLMQDREIGPVTTLKPGAGNS; encoded by the coding sequence ATGACAACGACCCGTTTTGCCGCCATTCAGCTTTGCAGTACCGCCAGCGTTGCTGACAACAATGCCCAGATCGAAGATCTGGTGCGCCAGGCCGCCGATCAGGGCGCGTCTGTCATAAGCCTGCCGGAAGCAGCAAACATTTTGCTGCGCGACAACATGCAATATCCGGCAACATGTGTTCCCGAAGCACGGGATACAACACTGGCCCTGTGCCAGAAACTGGCACGCGAACGAGGCATCTGGCTACATGACGGATCATTGCTGGTTCTGTGTGACGATGGCAAACGGGTCTGGAACCGCACCCATCTGATTTCGCCTTTGGGCGAGGTTGTTGCCCGCTATGACAAGTTGCACACCTTTGATGTCAAACTTGGCGGCGCAGGCGATTTTCAGGAATCACTTGCAGTGCGCCCCGGTGAAACCGGGCCTGTTGTGGCCCAACTGGGCGAGAATGGCCTCAATCTCGGTTTCAGCATTTGTTATGACTTGCGCTTTGCCTATCTGTTTCGTGCCCTGGCACAGGCCAATGCCAATGTCCTCATGATCCCGGCATCCTTTTCGCCCGTCACCGGCCCCCTGCATTGGGAAACTTTGCTTAAGGCACGCGCCATTGAAACCGGCAGCTATGTTGTTGCAGCGGCCCAATGTGGCACGCGCGATGGCGTTAAGACCTTTGGCCACACCATGATCGTATCTCCCTTTGGCGAAGTCATCACTGCCCTGGGTGACGAGCCGGGCTTTGTTTTGGCCGATATTGACCCGGCCGTTGTCGAAACAACCCGTGGCCGCCTGCCCTGCCTGATGCAGGACCGGGAAATTGGCCCTGTCACCACCCTCAAACCCGGCGCGGGGAACAGCTGA
- a CDS encoding proline iminopeptidase-family hydrolase, whose protein sequence is MSDQPVIREGYAPFGDHQTWFRITGELSSGKVPLVIAHGGPGCTHDYVDSFRDLALNGRAVIHYDQIGNGKSTHLPDAPTDFWTIDLFLDELNNLTRHLGIDQRYNLLGQSWGGMMGSEHAVRQPSGLNALVLASSPSSMPVWVAEALRLRSALPQDVQDTLAHHEANGDYDHPDYKAASDVFYRHHVCRLPVWPDEVNRTFDALDADPTVYHAMNGPTEFHVIGSLKDWSVVERLHLIAVPTLVISGRYDEATEACVEPFVRLIPNSRQVVMENSAHMCHVEEREQTMAAVETFLADQD, encoded by the coding sequence ATGTCTGATCAGCCTGTTATCAGGGAAGGCTATGCGCCGTTTGGCGACCATCAAACATGGTTTCGCATCACAGGCGAGCTGTCTTCCGGCAAAGTTCCCCTCGTCATTGCCCACGGTGGCCCCGGATGCACCCATGACTATGTGGATTCATTCAGGGACCTGGCGTTAAACGGTCGTGCGGTTATCCATTACGACCAGATCGGCAATGGCAAATCAACGCATTTGCCCGATGCGCCCACGGATTTCTGGACCATCGATCTTTTCCTTGACGAATTGAACAACTTAACACGCCACCTGGGCATTGATCAGCGTTACAACCTTCTGGGGCAATCCTGGGGCGGCATGATGGGTTCTGAACATGCCGTCAGGCAGCCCTCCGGCCTCAATGCCCTGGTGCTGGCATCTTCGCCCTCATCCATGCCGGTTTGGGTTGCAGAGGCCCTTCGGCTGCGATCTGCCCTGCCGCAAGACGTGCAAGATACCCTCGCCCACCACGAAGCCAATGGCGACTATGATCATCCCGATTATAAAGCCGCCAGCGATGTGTTTTATCGTCATCATGTCTGCCGGTTGCCGGTGTGGCCCGACGAAGTAAACCGCACCTTTGACGCCCTTGACGCCGACCCGACCGTCTATCATGCCATGAACGGCCCCACCGAATTTCATGTCATCGGGTCACTTAAAGACTGGAGTGTCGTGGAACGCCTGCATCTGATTGCGGTTCCAACCCTTGTGATTTCAGGCCGATATGACGAAGCAACAGAAGCCTGTGTTGAACCGTTTGTCCGGCTGATCCCCAATTCAAGGCAGGTCGTTATGGAGAATTCGGCACATATGTGCCATGTCGAGGAACGGGAACAAACAATGGCTGCCGTAGAGACGTTCCTTGCGGATCAGGATTAA
- a CDS encoding HpcH/HpaI aldolase/citrate lyase family protein, which yields MTSAIPLSRSLRERLLSHEQVQGAFLFLASPDVDEIMALAGFGALIVDREHAASDLAGALAELRAIRAVSDVPVLVRVGDAAPTAIKPLLDAGFDGIVVADVRSARQAQQIVEAAHYPPLGRRGAQFTVSRAAGYGQQRDDYVEKARRETLVVAMIESREGVDAIAEIAAVAGIDMLFIGPLDLTSGYGPYGDLASPEIKDAIAQAEQRIIASGCLLGGAAIAADDVPAMFARGYGFVTAASDTGLLVQAAKAAVRS from the coding sequence ATGACCAGCGCGATCCCCTTATCAAGAAGCCTGCGGGAACGTTTGCTCTCGCACGAACAGGTGCAGGGTGCCTTTCTGTTTCTGGCATCCCCCGATGTGGACGAGATCATGGCCCTTGCGGGTTTTGGTGCCCTGATTGTGGATCGTGAACATGCCGCATCCGACCTTGCCGGGGCATTGGCAGAGCTTCGTGCCATTCGCGCGGTCAGTGATGTTCCGGTTCTTGTAAGGGTGGGGGATGCCGCACCAACCGCGATCAAACCCCTGCTGGATGCCGGTTTTGACGGCATTGTGGTTGCCGATGTGCGCAGTGCCCGGCAGGCGCAGCAAATTGTTGAGGCTGCGCATTATCCCCCGCTGGGCAGGCGCGGGGCGCAGTTTACGGTATCGCGGGCGGCAGGTTACGGGCAGCAGCGTGATGATTACGTGGAAAAAGCCCGGCGCGAGACGCTGGTGGTGGCGATGATAGAATCCCGCGAAGGCGTGGATGCCATTGCCGAGATCGCCGCTGTCGCCGGGATCGATATGCTGTTTATCGGTCCGCTGGATTTGACATCGGGTTATGGGCCCTATGGTGATCTAGCCTCGCCGGAGATAAAAGACGCCATTGCACAGGCAGAACAGCGCATTATAGCATCAGGGTGTCTGTTGGGCGGGGCTGCGATTGCGGCCGATGATGTGCCTGCCATGTTCGCGCGGGGGTATGGATTTGTTACGGCCGCCAGTGATACCGGCCTTTTGGTTCAGGCCGCGAAAGCCGCCGTGCGATCCTAG
- a CDS encoding LuxR family transcriptional regulator: MQFQIEAWEHAFHNATGISDSIDCCFDFARDLGFDAIAYDFSPVPATPEGEMLIPNVVQMRNIPDEMPDLWCNQGYYRDDPVQNLALKVSRPFFWSYRREEPSFIIDMLDGEAKRVTGALNDWHLTRGITVPMHLPGNRFATLTGFWDDYGFKATGPDRSVNTSGLTLLAQVLHHHLFPRFERKDMLPHGAKLTPREEECIVLAAEGLASKQIAWRLKRSESTVVMHLASATRKLGARNRAQAIARAAHYGYL; this comes from the coding sequence ATGCAGTTTCAGATTGAGGCATGGGAGCACGCTTTTCACAATGCGACCGGAATTTCCGATAGCATTGATTGCTGCTTTGACTTTGCCCGGGATCTGGGATTTGACGCCATCGCCTATGATTTCTCGCCCGTTCCGGCCACGCCAGAAGGCGAAATGCTGATCCCCAATGTGGTTCAGATGCGCAACATCCCCGATGAAATGCCCGACCTTTGGTGCAATCAGGGCTATTACCGCGATGATCCGGTGCAAAATCTGGCCCTGAAGGTTTCGCGCCCGTTTTTCTGGTCCTACCGCCGTGAAGAACCGTCTTTCATCATTGATATGCTTGATGGCGAAGCCAAACGTGTGACCGGTGCGCTTAATGACTGGCATTTAACGCGCGGTATTACTGTGCCCATGCACTTGCCTGGCAACCGTTTTGCCACATTAACCGGCTTTTGGGACGATTACGGCTTCAAGGCGACCGGACCTGACCGCAGCGTTAATACCAGCGGGCTCACCTTGCTGGCCCAGGTGCTGCATCATCACCTCTTCCCACGCTTTGAGCGCAAGGACATGCTGCCACATGGGGCAAAACTGACCCCGCGCGAGGAGGAATGTATTGTCCTGGCCGCCGAGGGCCTGGCCAGCAAACAAATTGCCTGGCGGCTGAAACGCTCGGAATCAACCGTGGTCATGCACCTGGCATCCGCCACCCGCAAACTGGGGGCACGCAACCGAGCCCAGGCCATTGCCCGGGCCGCGCATTACGGTTATCTCTAG
- a CDS encoding L-idonate 5-dehydrogenase has protein sequence MHSVIIHAPHDLRLGQLDDPASPDDNAVTVQIDKGGICGSDLHYYHNGGFGTVKIREPMILGHEVAGTIIATGKTVSDFAVGDKVAVNPSMPCNECVYCRANMRNQCLDMRFFGSAMRFPHQQGLFRQKINLPCEQLVKLAPETSLEHAACAEPLAVCLHAVRQAGSLSGKRVLVSGCGPIGCLTVMAAAHSGAHWITATDLSNAALDIAARAGANSCINVASDSDSFKQLGTNKGTQDVVFECSGSPQALAGALEIVKPGGTVITVGLGGNGELPLSLAVTKEVRMIGSFRFDAEFAQAAELIDRGVIDVSPLISSVLPFGDARAAFDLASDRSKSMKVQLDFAS, from the coding sequence TTGCATTCCGTTATCATACATGCCCCGCATGATCTCAGGCTGGGTCAACTCGACGACCCGGCCAGCCCCGACGACAATGCCGTCACCGTGCAAATCGACAAGGGCGGCATTTGCGGCTCCGATTTGCATTATTATCACAATGGCGGGTTTGGCACGGTCAAAATACGCGAACCCATGATTTTGGGCCACGAAGTGGCGGGCACTATTATTGCCACGGGCAAAACCGTCAGTGATTTTGCCGTTGGCGACAAGGTTGCCGTTAACCCGTCCATGCCGTGTAACGAATGCGTCTATTGCCGGGCGAATATGCGCAACCAGTGCCTGGATATGCGGTTTTTTGGCAGTGCCATGCGCTTTCCGCATCAACAGGGCCTGTTTCGCCAAAAAATCAACCTCCCTTGCGAACAGCTTGTCAAACTCGCGCCAGAAACCAGCCTGGAACATGCCGCCTGCGCGGAACCTTTGGCTGTTTGCCTGCATGCCGTGCGCCAGGCAGGGTCCCTTTCGGGCAAACGGGTGCTGGTCTCGGGCTGTGGGCCGATTGGCTGTTTAACAGTGATGGCCGCCGCACATTCCGGCGCACACTGGATTACGGCGACGGATCTGTCGAATGCCGCACTCGATATTGCCGCGCGTGCCGGGGCCAATAGCTGCATCAATGTTGCCAGTGACAGCGATTCATTTAAACAGTTGGGAACCAACAAAGGCACCCAGGATGTTGTTTTTGAATGTTCCGGCAGTCCGCAGGCTCTTGCCGGGGCACTGGAAATTGTCAAACCCGGCGGCACCGTCATTACCGTTGGTCTGGGGGGAAATGGCGAACTGCCGCTTAGCCTTGCTGTGACCAAGGAAGTCCGAATGATCGGCAGTTTCCGCTTTGATGCCGAATTTGCCCAGGCCGCCGAACTGATTGACCGCGGGGTGATTGATGTTTCCCCCCTGATCAGTTCCGTCCTGCCATTTGGCGATGCCAGGGCCGCCTTTGACCTTGCCTCTGACCGCAGCAAATCCATGAAAGTGCAACTGGATTTCGCCTCGTAA